A genomic window from Paenibacillus sp. FSL K6-0276 includes:
- the aroC gene encoding chorismate synthase, with translation MAGNTFGEVFKITTFGESHGVSVGVIVDGVTPGVEINEAYIQKQMDRRKPGQSSVTTPRKEYDVVHIQSGVFEGKTTGTPLFVVLQNHDMRPEAYSEIQDAFRPGHADFTYLEKYGIRDHRGSGRASGRETAARVAGGAIARKLLERRGVQVVAYTQEIGGIKCESFDEGVIEQNAVRACDPIAADKMIKKIEGLAEVGDSCGGIVECRIRGVIPGLGEPVFDKLDAELAKAMLSIGAVKGIEFGAGFEAATMLGSEHNDARNSEGFLTNHSGGIIGGISTGQEIVFRISVKPTSSISVPQKTTNIKGEEREIRTEGRHDPCICPRIVPVVEAMACLVLEDQYKRQAAMLG, from the coding sequence ATGGCAGGAAATACATTCGGTGAAGTGTTCAAAATTACAACCTTCGGTGAGTCACATGGTGTGTCGGTAGGGGTCATAGTGGATGGGGTAACACCTGGCGTAGAGATTAACGAAGCGTATATACAGAAACAGATGGATCGGAGAAAGCCGGGCCAATCTTCGGTGACTACCCCTCGTAAGGAATATGATGTTGTCCACATACAATCAGGAGTATTCGAGGGGAAAACAACAGGTACGCCGCTCTTTGTAGTTCTTCAAAATCACGATATGAGACCAGAAGCGTATAGTGAGATCCAGGACGCTTTTCGGCCGGGTCATGCCGATTTTACTTATTTAGAGAAATACGGTATTCGGGATCATCGCGGTAGCGGACGTGCTTCAGGTAGAGAAACTGCGGCAAGAGTGGCTGGAGGTGCGATAGCCCGTAAGTTGTTAGAGAGAAGAGGTGTACAGGTAGTAGCATACACGCAAGAAATCGGAGGTATAAAGTGTGAATCCTTCGATGAGGGTGTGATTGAACAAAATGCTGTCCGCGCCTGTGATCCGATTGCAGCTGACAAAATGATTAAAAAAATTGAGGGGTTAGCTGAGGTTGGAGATAGCTGTGGTGGCATTGTGGAATGCCGTATTCGTGGCGTGATTCCGGGACTTGGAGAGCCGGTCTTTGATAAATTGGATGCGGAACTGGCGAAAGCTATGCTGTCCATTGGCGCTGTTAAAGGGATAGAATTTGGAGCTGGCTTCGAAGCGGCAACGATGCTGGGGAGTGAGCATAATGACGCGAGGAATAGCGAAGGTTTTCTTACTAATCATTCCGGAGGAATCATCGGGGGGATTAGCACAGGACAAGAAATCGTATTTCGGATCAGTGTAAAGCCTACTTCTTCCATCTCTGTGCCACAGAAAACGACTAACATCAAAGGGGAAGAGCGAGAGATACGCACCGAAGGCAGACATGATCCATGTATTTGCCCGAGAATTGTACCTGTCGTAGAGGCTATGGCTTGTTTAGTGCTGGAGGATCAGTACAAACGACAAGCCGCAATGCTTGGATAA
- the aroA gene encoding 3-phosphoshikimate 1-carboxyvinyltransferase, whose protein sequence is MESNQPDLEARSPWSTNSDKHIVKISPAKAVINGTITISGSKSLTNRALVIAALADGRSEIKGILRSDDSYWCIESLKKLGIPVVIEEETAVVEGCGGNWPNPTGELYVGAVGTVARFLPAALSAGTGTWTMNGSKRLCERPLAPLLDALTTLGAQFEYKQAERCLPFTIEAKGLQGGKATLPGSTSSQFISGLLLAAPYAKEPVTVYIDGEVVQRDYVEMTLAMMASFGVTPEASQDGQSITVPTRKYQGHMITLEPDVSTCCYFWAVAALTAGRVRIEGINASITSQPDIEFLDVLELMGCTVLRGENFVEVQGVPRMKGGFTVSMKKWSDQTLTMAAMAIFADGPITLKDAAHIRHHECDRIAAICEEISKLGIRVEEFEDGLTVYPGQPIPALLNSHDDHRMAMALSLIGLKIENIQIIDPGCVSKTCPDYFDRLSALGVQVQY, encoded by the coding sequence ATGGAATCCAATCAACCGGACTTAGAAGCACGTTCTCCATGGTCAACGAATAGCGATAAACACATAGTGAAGATTAGCCCAGCGAAAGCGGTAATCAATGGGACGATAACCATATCAGGAAGCAAAAGTCTGACGAATCGGGCTTTGGTAATCGCTGCTTTAGCTGATGGACGTTCAGAAATAAAGGGAATATTAAGAAGTGATGACTCTTACTGGTGTATTGAATCATTAAAGAAACTGGGGATTCCCGTTGTGATAGAAGAAGAGACAGCTGTTGTGGAGGGATGTGGCGGCAACTGGCCGAATCCGACTGGTGAGCTATATGTAGGAGCGGTAGGTACGGTTGCGAGATTCTTACCCGCTGCACTCTCGGCAGGGACGGGCACTTGGACGATGAATGGAAGTAAACGACTCTGTGAGCGACCACTCGCGCCATTACTCGACGCATTAACGACCCTTGGTGCACAATTTGAGTATAAACAAGCCGAGCGTTGTTTACCTTTTACAATAGAGGCAAAAGGTCTGCAAGGAGGAAAGGCGACGCTGCCCGGCTCCACTTCAAGTCAATTTATTAGTGGGTTACTGCTAGCTGCACCGTATGCCAAAGAACCGGTAACCGTGTATATTGATGGAGAAGTTGTGCAAAGAGACTATGTTGAAATGACTCTTGCCATGATGGCTTCCTTTGGTGTAACACCAGAAGCGTCTCAGGACGGTCAATCGATAACGGTTCCTACAAGAAAGTATCAAGGTCACATGATCACTTTAGAGCCTGATGTATCCACATGCTGTTACTTTTGGGCGGTAGCTGCGCTTACGGCAGGCCGTGTACGAATTGAAGGGATTAATGCTAGCATTACAAGTCAACCTGATATCGAGTTCTTAGACGTTTTGGAGTTAATGGGCTGTACCGTTCTTCGTGGGGAGAACTTTGTTGAAGTGCAAGGTGTCCCACGGATGAAGGGTGGATTCACAGTGAGTATGAAGAAGTGGTCGGATCAAACACTAACAATGGCTGCTATGGCTATTTTTGCAGATGGTCCAATCACTCTAAAGGATGCCGCACATATCAGACATCATGAATGTGATCGGATAGCCGCGATATGTGAAGAAATAAGTAAGCTCGGAATACGTGTAGAAGAGTTTGAGGATGGTCTAACGGTATATCCGGGTCAGCCAATCCCAGCTTTACTAAATTCTCATGACGATCATCGGATGGCTATGGCGCTTTCTTTAATCGGCTTGAAGATTGAGAATATTCAGATTATCGACCCTGGTTGTGTCTCAAAGACCTGTCCAGATTATTTTGACCGTTTGTCAGCGTTAGGCGTACAGGTCCAATACTAA